From the Dermacentor variabilis isolate Ectoservices unplaced genomic scaffold, ASM5094787v1 scaffold_24, whole genome shotgun sequence genome, the window CGACCTAAACACGTTCAGAACCCTCTTCAAGGGAGTGAGATGCGTAATCATCGACGAAGTCAGCATGCTCTCCTCCGATTTGCTCCGGCAGGTCGACCGAAGGCTCCGCCAAATCAGGGCCGACAGGATGAGAGAGCCCTTCGGGGCCTTCGACGTCATTCTGTGCGGAGACATGAGGCAACTGCCACCCGTTAGAGCGTCCGAGGTGTACAAACGACCCAAGTCCAATGGAGCCGTGTTCAGCACCGAGGTCATGGCGTGGCATACCCTCGAATACTTCCCCCTGACTCAAGTGGTCCGCCAGAGCGACGTGGTCTCCGAAGCCGTGCGGCTCTACTACAGCAATGCGGACGTCGATGCCTAGAACGACAAGATCGCAAAGCGCTCCCAAGACAAGGTAGACCACCCGGCCAGAGATTTCATAACCGGGTATAGGTCCCAGGACGAAAAGGACGCGGCGGCCAGAGCGCTGGAAACGTCCGGCCGAGTCGAGACTGGGAATTTACCCGCGACCATTGCCCTGTGCGCAGAGAAACAGTACATGCTTCTAAAGAACATAGACATAACCGATGGCCTGGTAAACGGAATAGTCGGGAAACTGAAGCTCATTGAGTACGATGCACAGGAAGAGCCCTGCCGAGTCTGGCTGCGCTGCCCCCCTGGAGTTGGAATCTTGGCCAAGGCAAAGCTGGCCCAGCGCGGCTACAGACGAAACATGAATGCCTGGATACCCATCGACCTCATGTCCATGCGATTCCAGCTGGAGGGAAAACTGCTGAAACACATGTCGGTGAAACTCACCCAGTTCCCCCTGGTACCCGCAAGCACGATGACGATTCACAAATCCCAGGGAGGAACCTTCGACGGGGTCGTCTACGAGTATGCGGCCAACCACCCCCAAAAGCTGGTCTATGTGGCCCTTAGCAGAGCCACGAGCCTGGAAAGCCTCTACTTGACCAACAAGGACGGCTGACACAAGTTCACGCATAGAGGCCCAAACCCCGACAGGGCGCCTAAAGCAGAGTTTGAACGCTTACAGCAGCACCCTCTGGAAACGGCATTTAGCCGCTGCGAAAGGCTAGTGGAGAAGAGCGCGGTCACCATAGCTACTCTAAACGTTAGATCGCTGGTCTTGCACAACTGTGAAATCACCTCGGATGCAATGCTcctgtctgcgcatgcgctggtGTTTACGGAAACCGAGGCGGACAACGACACTCCGGAGACGATTAAAGGCTTCACCCTGGTTGGTGCTGCGAAACGACCCGACCAAACCAGAAATTCCGGGGTGGCGATCTACGTCAGAGACCCCGTACGAGCTAAGGTCGTGACACCGGCGGTGCCGATGCAGCGAGGAGAAGCTCTCTGCGTAGAGATCCTGGCTCTCGACTTGGTCGTCTCTGGTGTATACGTCGCGCCCCAAACGAGCAACCAAGATGCAATCAACATCATGGCAGACGGACTGCCGCCGCGCACCGACAAAAGAATGTTAGTCTGCACGGGAGACTTCAATAAGGACCCGGTGAGAGACAGGACATTTCTGCAGGCCGTCGAAGAAAGGTATGCCCTCGGCTTGTGTCAACTACAGCCAAAGTCCACGACTCAGTGGGGAAAAAGTTTAGACTTGGTGTTGTGTAGAAATGCTCAAAGAGAATACAGAATAAGTGACGTGCAAACCAAGAGTCATGCATTTACGGACCATAAGAGTGTGTTTGTCGGGCTGCAAAGAATAAAGTACGACGATTAACCTAAAGCCACGTCTCCGTTACTTAGCCCCATCCACACTGAGGCAGCTGCTTAacatgcttcgcatccactgggcttaaccttgataagcctccaatttttttaaacCTTATGTGCGTGTTTCACTGTGTCAAGAGATAACGAAATGCAGAGCTCATATTCCGAAGAAATGGGGATCATGTGCAGCACGTGGATGAGGTATAGGAATTAAAATGAACTGTGTGGCATATTTAGGGGTCAAATAAAAACTGGCAaacctttgttttcttcctttctcaggCCGATATATTGTATGCTAACAAAATTTCTCCGATGCCCTAATAACGGCAGCAATTTGACATTTAGGGAGAATGTGGGCCACGAACATTATTCGTTacgtgcagcatttttttttgcgtgtgtagGTTGACTGTGTGTTAGGAAAATATTTACGCAATAGCCATTTTTTCCGTATTTTTATGCCTCTTGCGCCCGAGACGCACTTGCTTTTGGAGGTCCCCTCGGTGAATAATGCAGAGCGCATTGTTTATATTAGATTGAAATATAAAATGTGGTAAAAATAGGGAAACATTATGGCGGTATGCATATGAAATTAGATGTGCCTCGGTGACGTGCGGCCTTTGCATAATCAAGCGCTTCAAGGCGTGTTCGAGCAGGCCACGTTTCAAAGGGTGAATCATACGGGCGATGTTTGAAGCTATGTGGTTTAAATGCAGGCAACTGATATTACTAATGCAACAGCTCGAAAGTAGCCGCTCTGACGAAAGCTGGGCTGTTTTTATGCAAGGTCGAGTAAGTTTGCtattccttttttatttctgATCTTGTAGAGTAagtctgctttctttttgtatttttttttctgttcttattACGAGGTCCTGGAACGCGCTCATTCTCGCCAGCAATCATGCCACTCGGTGAGCATGATTTTTTCGGGAACTAACACGGCTATTATACTATTATTATATCAAAATATGCAGTTATCACTATTATAATTATTGACATAAGTTTTGGTATAAGGGTTTCTATCATAAGCCATGCAA encodes:
- the LOC142568630 gene encoding ATP-dependent DNA helicase Pif1-like encodes the protein MLLKNIDITDGLVNGIVGKLKLIEYDAQEEPCRVWLRCPPGVGILAKAKLAQRGYRRNMNAWIPIDLMSMRFQLEGKLLKHMSVKLTQFPLVPASTMTIHKSQGGTFDGVVYEYAANHPQKLVYVALSRATSLESLYLTNKDG